Genomic window (Candidatus Krumholzibacteriota bacterium):
GACGTTCTTGACCGCCGCGAGCCCGTAGGTGATCTCCCCGTCGGCGAGGCCGAAGCCGACGCCGCCCGTGTTGACGTCGGGCGGCCGGACGACGAGCCCCATCTGGCGGCACTCCTCGAGAAGAACGATGAGGCGGCTCGTGTCTCCCATGTCGCTCGTCATCGCGGCGGCCATGAAGGCCGCCGGGTGATGGGTCTTGAGGAACGCCGTCCGCATCGACACCATCGCGTATGCGGCCGAGTGGGACTTGTTGAATCCGTATCCCGAGAAGAAGGCCATCAGATCGAAGATCTTCCGCGCCGTCTTCTTCGGGATGCCCCGCTCGACGGCGCCGTCGATGAACTTGACGCGCTGCTTCTCCATCACCTCCTTCTTCTTCTTCCCCATCGCCCGGCGGAGCAGATCCGCCTCCCCCAGCGAGAAGCCGGCGAGGTCGCTCGCGATCCGCATCACCTGCTCCTGGTAGAGGATCACGCCGTACGTCTCGCGGAGGATCGGCTCGAGCGACGGGTGCTCGTAACGGATCTTCTTGCGGCCGTGCTTGCACTCGATGAAATCGTTCACCATGTCGCTCCCGAGCGGCCCGGGGCGGTAGAGGGCGTTCACGGCCGTCACGTCGGCGAAGTTCGTCGGGCCGATCTTGCGCAGGAGATCGCGCATCCCGGCGCTTTCCAGCTGGAAGACGCTCACCGTCCGCCCTTCACGGAGAAGCTCGAAGGTTTCGGGATCGTCGACGGGGATGCGGTCCATGTCGATCGCCGTTCCCTCGTGCTCGGCGACGAGATCGATCGTGCGCTCGATGTGCGAAAGGGTCTTCAGCCCGAGGATATCGATCTTGAGGACGCCGACCTCCTCGAGGAACTTCATCTCGAACTGGGTCGTCACCTCGCCCTTGTTCGTGCGGAAGAGGGGAACGTAGTCGACAAGCCGGCCCGGCGTGATGACGAGCCCGGCGGCGTGCGTGGACGCGTGGCGAACCATTCCCTCGAGGCGGCGCGAGAGATCGACGAGCTGCCCGATCCGCGGATCCGCGTCGACGCGCTCCCGGAGCTCGGGGACAGTCTCGAGGGCCCTGTCGAGGGTCACGCCGGGACCGCCGGGGATCGTCTTGGCGAGCGCGTCGACCTCGCCGTAGGGCACCTTGAGCACGCGCCCGACGTCGCGGACGACGGCCCGCGCGGCCATCCGGCCGAAGGTGATGATCTGGCAGACGCTCTCCTTGCCGTACTTGTCGACGACGTACTCGATCACCTCCTGCCGCCGCTCGTCGCAGAAATCGATGTCGATATCGGGCATCGAGACCCGTTCCGGGTTGAGCATCCGCTCGAAGAGGAGGCCGTTCGCCAGCGGATCGATCGCGGTGATCCCGAGGGCGTAGGTGACGAGGCTCCCCGCGGCGGAACCGCGCCCCGGCCCCACGGGAATCCCCTTTTCGCGGGCCGCGTTGACGATGTCCCACACGATGAGGAAATAGCCGGAGAAGTTCATCCGCGAGATCACGCCGAGCTCGTAGCGGGCGCGCTCCGCGATCACGTCCGTCACGTCGGGGTAGCGCCCCGGGAGTGCCGCCGTCACGAGGTGCTCGAGATAGTCGTCGGAGCTCCCGAAGGGCTCGGGGATGGGGAAGTCGGGCAGGAGCAGGGGAGAATCGCCGAAGGAGAAATCGCATTTGTCGGCGATCTCCAGCGTCGCCGCCAGGGCCTCGGGGTGATCGGGAAAGAGCGCCGCCATCTCGTCCTGGCTCTTGAAATAGAGCTCGGGATGGGATCGGAGCGAACGGTTGGGATCGTCGAGGTCCTTGCCCGTCTGGATGCAGAGGAGCACGTCGTGCGCGCCGTGGTCGTCGGCGCGCCGGTAGTGGCAGTCGTTCGTCGCCACGAGGGGCAACCCCGTCTCGGCGGCGAGAGCGGTGAGAAGCGGAATCGTCTCGAGCTCCTCGCGGATGCCGTGGTTCTGGATCTCGAGGTAGAAGTCGCCCGGCGCGAAGATCGACGCGAACCGCGCGGCGAGAGCGCGCGCCTCCTCCGTCTTTCCCGCGCGCAGGAGGCGCGGGATCGATCCCTGGATGCACCCGCTGAGGGCGACGAGCCCCTCGCTGAAGCGCTCGAGCGTGTCGAGATCGATCCGCGGCTTGTAGTAGAAACCCTCGAGAAAGGCGAGGGAGGAGAGTTCGATGAGGTTCCGGTATCCGCGTTCGTTCTTGACGAGGAGGACGAGGTGGTCGTTTCGGCCCAGGCCTCCTTCGCGCGAGCGGTCGGTCATCTTCCGCTGGGCGACGTAGGTCTCCATGCCGATGATCGGCCGGATCCCGGCGGCGACGGCCTCGTTGTAGAAGGGAATCGTCCCGAAGAGGTTGCCGTGGTCCGTGAGGGCGACGGCGGGCATCCCCATCTCCTTCGCGGCGGCGACGATCTCCTTCACGCGGAATGCGCCGTCGAGCAGGCTGTACTCCGAATGGTTGTGCAGGTGCAGGAAACGCGCCGAGGACATCTCACCGCTCCCCTTCCGCGGTCTCCTCGAGCGTCAGCCCGAACTCGCCGGCGCTCCGGTTTCCCGCCCGGTCGCTGATCTCCACGCCGACGACCAGTGCTCCGCCAGGCCGCCCGGCGGGAACAAGCACGTAGAGGCGCTTTCGTATCCCGTCCCACTCGCAGACGGCCGGCCGGTTGTCGAGCGTCACGGCGGCGGACCAGGGATCGATGCCGCTGCCGGTCTCATCCACCTCGACGTAGAGGGCCCTCGAGCGGTAGAAACCGCTCGCCGCCGGGCGCTCCTCCCGCGCCACGAACCGCACCTCGGGAGGCAGCCCGTCGAGGAAGAAGGCGTAGACGCCCGGCTCGTCGACGTCGACGCGTCCCTCCTCGCGCGCGGGGACGCCGTTGCAGCGCCAGCCGCGCCGCTCGTCCCACCGGAAGAGCCCCGTTGCCTCTCCCGCCTCGCAGAGGAGGCGCAGACGGCCGACGCGCCAGGGCAGGAAATCGAGCGCGAATGGCCGGCCGACCGGGCGGAGGCCCGGGGGAGGCGGCCCCGGAAGCGGTTCCTCGGCGACGGCGACGAGCGTCGTGTCGAAGGCGCGTTCCGCGCGCAGCTCGACGATCAGCCCGTCGCCCGCGTCGAAACGAGGCTCATCGGCGGCGCCGAGCCGCAGGATCCGGGCCGCCTTCCGTCCCTCGACCGGGTATCCGCGCCGGTCGCGTCCGTCCAGGGCGAAGAGGACCGTTTCGCCAGAGACGGCGTCGTGGGGAAAGAACGCCTCGCACTCGCGTTCCCGTGCGCAGGCGACCGCCGCCGGTTTGCGCCGGCCGAGACGCATCCGCGGCGGCTCCGCGGGAACCGCATCGAGGATCCCACGCACGACGAGGCCGTGCTCCGCCGGCACGCAGACGAGCTCGCAGAAGGCCATCTCCGCCTCCCCGCGCGCCGGCGGCGAGGCGAACCACGCCGTCACGACCTCGCCCTCGTCGTCGCGCGCCTCGAAGCGGAAGAGATCCTCCCCCGGCGCCGCGTCGCCGCGCAGCGCCCGCCCGATCGGCGACAACGAAATCGGCCGCCACGGATTCTCTCCCGCCCGTCCCCACAGCCGGCCGGCGACCGCTCCGCCGTCCGGATCGGCCGCGGCGACGACCACGCCCGTCCCCGACTCGAGACGCCGCGTCTCCTCGACGACGGGAGCGTCGTGCAGGCCGAAGACGAAGGCGGCGCGCGATTCGTTGCCCGCCGCGTCCGTCGCCACGATCGCCCCGCGATGGAGACCGGCGGCGAGCGCCCGTCCCCCGCCCGGCTCCCCGGGCCGCCGGACGATACCCGGACCCGAGCGGTCCTCCCGGGTGTTGCCCGGGCGGCGGAACAGCGCGGTGTACCGGTTTGCCGGCCCTTCTCCGCGCGCGTCCGTCTCGAAGACGATCTCCCCCGACTGGTCGTAGGAGAAGCTTCGGTTCTCGATCAGGTAGACCCGTTCGCCGTCGACGAGAAGCTCGATCCGGGACGGAGCCATCGCGTATCGCCCGTATCCCTGCTCGTCCCAGACGGATACGGCGAATCCGATCG
Coding sequences:
- a CDS encoding M23 family metallopeptidase, translating into MKGTLLRCALIAALTASAARAEVYLWPLHGPRRLSSSFGEYRGGHYHAGIDLRTGGRIGLPCRAIGDGWVSRLRIGPAGYGKALYLRLDDGRTAVYAHVEGFTRSLDSLAFDRRLDSGSSWCDIRLTRGRWRVAAGDTICWSGASGTSAPHLHFEMRDERGRPFDPLDGLFAVPDESAPIFSGLRAIPASRGGRVSGRLLPAERLFRATRSGFVLPDTLYADGAIGFAVSVWDEQGYGRYAMAPSRIELLVDGERVYLIENRSFSYDQSGEIVFETDARGEGPANRYTALFRRPGNTREDRSGPGIVRRPGEPGGGRALAAGLHRGAIVATDAAGNESRAAFVFGLHDAPVVEETRRLESGTGVVVAAADPDGGAVAGRLWGRAGENPWRPISLSPIGRALRGDAAPGEDLFRFEARDDEGEVVTAWFASPPARGEAEMAFCELVCVPAEHGLVVRGILDAVPAEPPRMRLGRRKPAAVACARERECEAFFPHDAVSGETVLFALDGRDRRGYPVEGRKAARILRLGAADEPRFDAGDGLIVELRAERAFDTTLVAVAEEPLPGPPPPGLRPVGRPFALDFLPWRVGRLRLLCEAGEATGLFRWDERRGWRCNGVPAREEGRVDVDEPGVYAFFLDGLPPEVRFVAREERPAASGFYRSRALYVEVDETGSGIDPWSAAVTLDNRPAVCEWDGIRKRLYVLVPAGRPGGALVVGVEISDRAGNRSAGEFGLTLEETAEGER
- the dnaE gene encoding DNA polymerase III subunit alpha, producing MSSARFLHLHNHSEYSLLDGAFRVKEIVAAAKEMGMPAVALTDHGNLFGTIPFYNEAVAAGIRPIIGMETYVAQRKMTDRSREGGLGRNDHLVLLVKNERGYRNLIELSSLAFLEGFYYKPRIDLDTLERFSEGLVALSGCIQGSIPRLLRAGKTEEARALAARFASIFAPGDFYLEIQNHGIREELETIPLLTALAAETGLPLVATNDCHYRRADDHGAHDVLLCIQTGKDLDDPNRSLRSHPELYFKSQDEMAALFPDHPEALAATLEIADKCDFSFGDSPLLLPDFPIPEPFGSSDDYLEHLVTAALPGRYPDVTDVIAERARYELGVISRMNFSGYFLIVWDIVNAAREKGIPVGPGRGSAAGSLVTYALGITAIDPLANGLLFERMLNPERVSMPDIDIDFCDERRQEVIEYVVDKYGKESVCQIITFGRMAARAVVRDVGRVLKVPYGEVDALAKTIPGGPGVTLDRALETVPELRERVDADPRIGQLVDLSRRLEGMVRHASTHAAGLVITPGRLVDYVPLFRTNKGEVTTQFEMKFLEEVGVLKIDILGLKTLSHIERTIDLVAEHEGTAIDMDRIPVDDPETFELLREGRTVSVFQLESAGMRDLLRKIGPTNFADVTAVNALYRPGPLGSDMVNDFIECKHGRKKIRYEHPSLEPILRETYGVILYQEQVMRIASDLAGFSLGEADLLRRAMGKKKKEVMEKQRVKFIDGAVERGIPKKTARKIFDLMAFFSGYGFNKSHSAAYAMVSMRTAFLKTHHPAAFMAAAMTSDMGDTSRLIVLLEECRQMGLVVRPPDVNTGGVGFGLADGEITYGLAAVKNVGVGAVAAVVAAREEGGPFADIYDLCDRVDLRQINRRMLENLVQAGALDCLPGTRAQLFTSLETILAQAQKRQNERDRGQFFLGFCEGPEGIENACLADVSDWDDSERLHRERESLGFYFSGHPLEKYREMLGQIVNADSREIGGMADRTPIVLAGLVGEVKTILDRKGNPMAFVTLEDIHGTCEVIVFASSYETCRRKLAADETVVVAGKVSVKDGKEGKIVADTVYTIGEAMAFIPRRVALHIRSDRFGETELAALRETVARHYGERELVFLWRKNGRSPYVVHARNTGVQPGRELYEELKEIAGVEDVEFTM